A genomic segment from Brevundimonas mediterranea encodes:
- a CDS encoding M61 family metallopeptidase, with the protein MPRTRLTAAACLAALMTAAPALAQDFQSTPVVTDPTQAALALPRSQPAIPAPADTPYPGVIQYRADITDLDRRIIRVSQTIPVAGPGPLTLLYPKYLPGNHADTGPIQLLAGLTVTANGQRIEWLRDTLEPYAFHLDIPAGVTSIDVAFQQLTQPDSSNWRVLMTPAMVNLQWEKAILYPAGYYSRQIPVAASVALPSGWKYGTALTTASRNGDVAAFETTDLYTLIDSPMFAGAHYRRVDIDPTGDRVHLNLLADEEKGLAATDEQLKLYENMVQQADRLFGARHFDNYEFLFALTDQMGGIGLEHHRSSENTGKPEFFTDWAKSAGDRGLLPHEYTHSWNGKFMRPADELTANHNVPTQNTLLWVYEGQTEYWGDVLAARAGLHSKPVALATLANVAAFYDNQPGRQWRALQDTNNHNLLGYRVPGQYPSWMRGTGDYYRESLLVWLDADTLIRAETNGRKSLDDFAKGFFGHDDGSWAPQGYTFDQVVAALNAVHPHDWATFLRDRLDAVGPDARAPLAGIERGGWRLIYTDTPTADEKAVNTGWANDFQYSLGFTLAGDKIANVRWGGPAFEQSIGAGWSLVAVNGKAGSAEVLRNAVTAAKGTDAPLELLIKSGDRFRTVAFDYRDGLRYPRLERIEGTPDRLSDILAPRRR; encoded by the coding sequence ATGCCGCGTACCCGCCTGACCGCCGCCGCCTGCCTCGCCGCCTTGATGACCGCCGCCCCGGCCCTGGCCCAGGACTTCCAGTCCACGCCGGTGGTCACTGACCCGACCCAGGCCGCCCTGGCCCTGCCCCGGTCTCAGCCGGCCATCCCCGCCCCAGCCGACACCCCCTATCCTGGCGTCATCCAGTACCGGGCCGACATCACCGACCTCGACCGCCGCATCATCCGCGTCAGCCAGACCATACCCGTCGCCGGCCCCGGTCCCCTGACCCTGCTCTATCCGAAATACCTGCCGGGCAACCACGCCGACACCGGCCCGATCCAGCTGCTGGCCGGCCTCACGGTCACGGCGAACGGACAGCGGATCGAGTGGCTGCGCGACACCCTCGAGCCCTACGCCTTCCATCTCGACATCCCCGCCGGCGTGACCAGCATCGACGTCGCCTTCCAGCAGCTGACCCAGCCGGACAGTTCCAACTGGCGCGTCCTGATGACCCCGGCCATGGTCAATCTGCAGTGGGAGAAGGCCATCCTCTATCCGGCCGGCTACTACAGCCGCCAGATCCCGGTCGCCGCCTCCGTTGCCCTGCCCTCTGGCTGGAAGTACGGCACGGCCCTGACCACGGCGTCCCGGAACGGCGACGTCGCCGCCTTCGAGACGACCGACCTCTACACCCTGATCGACAGTCCGATGTTCGCCGGCGCCCACTACCGCCGCGTGGACATCGACCCCACCGGCGACCGGGTTCACCTGAACCTGCTGGCCGACGAGGAGAAGGGCCTCGCCGCCACCGATGAGCAGCTGAAGCTCTACGAGAACATGGTCCAGCAGGCCGACCGCCTGTTCGGCGCCCGCCACTTCGACAACTATGAGTTCCTGTTCGCCCTGACCGACCAGATGGGCGGCATCGGCCTTGAGCATCACCGCAGTTCAGAGAATACCGGCAAGCCTGAGTTCTTCACCGACTGGGCCAAGAGCGCCGGCGACCGGGGCCTGCTGCCGCACGAGTACACCCACTCCTGGAACGGCAAGTTCATGCGCCCGGCGGACGAACTGACCGCCAACCACAACGTCCCGACCCAGAACACCCTGCTGTGGGTCTATGAGGGCCAGACCGAATACTGGGGGGACGTCCTGGCCGCCCGCGCCGGCCTGCACTCCAAGCCCGTCGCCCTGGCCACCCTGGCCAATGTCGCCGCCTTCTACGACAACCAGCCGGGCCGTCAGTGGCGCGCGCTGCAGGACACCAACAACCACAACCTCCTCGGCTACCGCGTCCCCGGCCAGTACCCCTCGTGGATGCGCGGCACGGGCGACTATTACCGGGAAAGCCTGCTGGTCTGGCTGGACGCCGACACCCTGATCCGGGCCGAGACCAATGGCCGCAAGTCCCTCGACGACTTCGCCAAGGGCTTCTTCGGCCATGACGACGGCTCCTGGGCGCCCCAGGGCTATACCTTCGATCAGGTCGTCGCCGCCCTGAACGCCGTCCACCCGCATGACTGGGCGACCTTCCTGCGCGACCGGCTCGACGCCGTCGGCCCCGACGCCCGCGCCCCCCTGGCGGGGATCGAGCGCGGCGGCTGGCGCCTGATCTATACGGACACCCCCACCGCCGACGAGAAGGCCGTCAACACCGGCTGGGCCAACGATTTCCAGTATTCGCTGGGCTTCACCCTGGCCGGCGACAAGATCGCCAACGTCCGCTGGGGCGGTCCCGCCTTCGAGCAGAGCATCGGCGCGGGCTGGAGCCTGGTCGCCGTCAACGGCAAGGCCGGTTCGGCCGAGGTGCTGCGCAACGCCGTCACCGCCGCCAAGGGGACCGACGCCCCGCTCGAACTGCTGATCAAGTCCGGCGACCGCTTCCGCACCGTCGCCTTCGACTACCGCGACGGCCTGCGCTATCCGCGCCTGGAACGGATCGAGGGCACACCGGACCGCCTGTCGGACATCCTCGCTCCGCGTCGGCGCTAG
- a CDS encoding alpha/beta hydrolase family esterase — MRHWLGALAFGLGAFGLASIAKADCVIGEPGATRSVAFGPDRRTVQIHVPRGFDPARPAPLVFVLHGSGGTGAAILRDSKLAETADRHGFIVAAPDAGIPVDRGFVWNVPGVPTITGDVPGPDDADDVGFLVETVEELASQGCVDDSRVYATGLSGGGRMTSWLGCVAADRFAAIAPVVGLRAGNPRKGSPERPDAATCRPSRPMPVIAFAGDADTTNPIQGGGAPYWSYTMHAAEQRWAQLNGCATTRPTLWVSASVYEEGYADCRAGAEVVGRITRDGGHSWVADNEAMWAFFAARTRPQN; from the coding sequence ATGAGACATTGGCTCGGAGCCTTGGCGTTCGGACTGGGCGCATTTGGACTGGCGTCCATCGCCAAGGCCGACTGCGTGATCGGCGAGCCCGGCGCCACCCGCAGCGTCGCTTTCGGTCCCGACCGGCGTACGGTGCAGATCCATGTTCCGCGCGGCTTCGACCCCGCTCGGCCCGCTCCCCTTGTCTTCGTCCTGCACGGCAGCGGCGGCACGGGCGCGGCGATCCTGAGAGATTCCAAACTGGCCGAGACCGCCGACCGGCACGGCTTCATCGTCGCCGCCCCCGACGCGGGCATCCCGGTCGACCGGGGCTTCGTCTGGAACGTCCCCGGCGTGCCGACCATCACAGGCGACGTGCCGGGTCCAGACGACGCCGACGACGTCGGCTTCCTGGTGGAGACGGTCGAGGAATTGGCTTCACAGGGCTGCGTCGACGACAGCCGGGTCTACGCCACGGGCCTGTCGGGCGGCGGTCGGATGACGTCCTGGCTGGGCTGCGTGGCCGCCGACCGCTTCGCCGCCATCGCGCCGGTCGTCGGCCTGCGAGCGGGCAACCCTCGCAAAGGCTCGCCTGAACGGCCCGATGCGGCCACCTGCCGGCCGTCCCGCCCCATGCCGGTCATCGCCTTCGCCGGCGACGCCGACACGACCAATCCGATCCAGGGCGGGGGCGCCCCCTACTGGAGCTATACGATGCACGCGGCCGAGCAGCGCTGGGCCCAGTTGAACGGCTGCGCCACGACACGCCCGACGCTTTGGGTCTCGGCCTCGGTCTATGAGGAAGGCTACGCCGACTGCCGAGCCGGCGCCGAGGTCGTCGGCCGCATCACCCGCGACGGCGGCCACAGCTGGGTCGCCGACAACGAAGCCATGTGGGCCTTCTTCGCCGCGCGGACACGCCCGCAGAACTGA
- a CDS encoding type 1 glutamine amidotransferase domain-containing protein codes for MKILTVLTSHDQLGDTGKKTGFWLEELAAPYYAMKDAGAEIVLASPKGGQPPLDPKSDDADAQTEDTRRFKADAEAQAALAATVELASVKADDFDAVFYPGGHGPLWDLANDADSIALIEAFAKADKPTGFVCHAPGVLKSVHGPDGKPLVEGRKVTGFTNSEEEAVGLTEVVPFLVENVLSANGGDYSKGPDWGSYVLVDGKLVTGQNPGSSREAAEALLGLLKG; via the coding sequence ATGAAGATCCTGACGGTTCTGACCTCGCACGATCAACTCGGCGACACCGGCAAGAAGACCGGCTTCTGGCTCGAGGAACTGGCTGCGCCCTATTATGCGATGAAGGATGCGGGCGCGGAGATCGTCCTGGCCTCGCCCAAGGGCGGTCAGCCGCCGCTGGACCCCAAGAGCGACGACGCGGACGCCCAGACCGAAGACACGCGCCGATTCAAGGCCGACGCCGAGGCTCAGGCCGCCCTGGCCGCGACTGTCGAACTGGCCTCGGTGAAGGCCGATGATTTCGACGCCGTCTTCTATCCCGGCGGGCACGGGCCGTTGTGGGACCTGGCGAACGACGCCGACTCCATCGCCCTGATCGAGGCCTTCGCCAAGGCGGACAAGCCGACTGGCTTCGTCTGTCACGCGCCCGGCGTGCTGAAGTCGGTTCATGGGCCGGACGGCAAGCCGCTGGTCGAGGGTCGCAAGGTGACGGGCTTCACCAACTCGGAAGAGGAGGCTGTGGGCCTGACCGAGGTGGTGCCCTTCCTGGTCGAGAACGTCCTGAGCGCCAACGGCGGCGACTATTCCAAGGGGCCGGACTGGGGGTCGTATGTCTTGGTCGACGGCAAGCTGGTGACGGGGCAGAACCCGGGCTCGTCTCGTGAAGCGGCTGAGGCCCTGCTGGGGTTGTTGAAGGGGTGA